In Sphingobacterium sp. PCS056, the following proteins share a genomic window:
- a CDS encoding SRPBCC family protein, whose translation MELKQNISKTERLITILSSSYLLYKSLSGKQKNPALAASSALLLLRGAAGYCPVYNKFEIDHTDQPTDVTVDSVITVNYPREEVYAFWRKLENLPRIMKHLERVKVIDEKHSEWQVKTPSGVEPLIWKAAINADVANEQISWSSMADSSVQNAGTVKFKDMGESETEISFKMSYKAPLGDIGAGVAKLLNPAIEKMIHQDFKNFKDYIESNDQKTIESETAKK comes from the coding sequence ATGGAATTAAAACAAAACATCAGTAAGACGGAGCGTTTGATCACGATCCTATCATCTTCATATCTACTATATAAAAGCCTATCTGGCAAACAAAAGAATCCAGCTCTGGCTGCATCAAGCGCTTTGCTTTTATTAAGAGGTGCTGCGGGTTATTGCCCAGTATATAATAAATTTGAGATCGATCATACAGATCAACCAACAGATGTAACTGTAGATTCGGTCATCACTGTCAATTACCCTCGTGAAGAAGTTTATGCATTCTGGCGTAAACTTGAAAATCTCCCACGCATAATGAAACATTTGGAACGTGTGAAAGTAATTGATGAAAAACATTCAGAATGGCAGGTTAAAACACCATCTGGAGTAGAGCCTCTGATATGGAAGGCTGCGATCAATGCGGATGTTGCCAATGAGCAAATTTCATGGTCAAGCATGGCTGATTCGTCGGTTCAAAATGCGGGAACTGTTAAATTTAAGGATATGGGAGAATCCGAAACTGAAATATCTTTTAAAATGTCCTATAAAGCTCCTCTGGGAGATATTGGTGCTGGAGTTGCTAAACTTTTAAATCCAGCTATTGAAAAAATGATCCATCAAGATTTTAAGAATTTCAAGGATTATATCGAATCTAATGATCAAAAAACAATTGAATCTGAAACTGCAAAAAAATAA